Proteins co-encoded in one Leptospira stimsonii genomic window:
- a CDS encoding lipoprotein: MRIVIFCILSIFVLIDCSSGAKKPVENGKEESTTTVQEESNSNTADEYIKAAEGFVNGDTFQVVISSLEGSQENAQELARKRAINLLIAEKGETFRSSDKIVIKELVETKGKIVKSSGAIQGKTYFLFQVNSPGLRSSLKR, translated from the coding sequence ATGAGAATTGTTATTTTCTGTATCCTATCTATCTTCGTCCTCATCGATTGTTCTTCCGGGGCCAAAAAACCCGTTGAAAACGGAAAAGAAGAATCCACTACGACCGTTCAAGAAGAATCCAACTCCAACACCGCCGATGAATATATTAAAGCCGCAGAAGGTTTTGTCAACGGTGACACGTTTCAAGTCGTCATCTCCTCCTTGGAAGGGAGTCAGGAAAACGCGCAAGAACTCGCTCGCAAGAGGGCGATCAATCTGTTGATCGCGGAAAAAGGAGAAACGTTTCGTTCTTCTGATAAGATCGTAATCAAAGAACTGGTTGAGACAAAAGGAAAAATCGTAAAGTCATCCGGAGCAATTCAAGGAAAAACTTACTTTCTATTTCAGGTCAACTCTCCGGGTTTAAGATCCTCTTTGAAACGATAA
- the mpl17 gene encoding cell surface protein MPL17, producing MKKLILVSVLVSCISFGVFAEEESPVKFKLEKSFGNSYLLKIVHPSNYGIQKDAPHKILLNAGKGVKVEKADLTVKGKTSEKKKEYLASVDPIQLTVTGKGDLEIHGKIYYCNFDKNICIPGKIQQVEVIQ from the coding sequence ATGAAAAAGTTAATTCTCGTCAGCGTTCTCGTAAGTTGTATTTCTTTTGGAGTTTTTGCCGAAGAAGAAAGTCCGGTAAAATTCAAACTGGAAAAGAGTTTTGGAAATTCTTATCTCTTAAAGATTGTCCACCCATCCAATTATGGAATTCAAAAGGACGCTCCTCACAAGATTCTTCTCAACGCCGGAAAAGGTGTTAAAGTCGAAAAGGCGGATCTCACCGTCAAAGGGAAGACCTCTGAAAAGAAAAAGGAATATCTGGCATCGGTCGATCCGATTCAACTGACGGTAACTGGAAAAGGAGATCTGGAAATTCATGGAAAGATCTACTATTGCAACTTCGATAAGAATATTTGTATTCCCGGAAAAATCCAACAAGTAGAAGTGATTCAGTAA
- a CDS encoding O-methyltransferase gives MSKGSPPGKYGTSVFLDGLEEKIDSELVPRPIAILRQMEEDAASEGIPVLTPASGAVLKFLVEVEQPSEILELGTGYGISLFWMASGLKKIAKIVSLEREIYYIAKVRSYLERHPFGDLEIHLLKTHCLQYLKEANEDNGKEWKGKFVFIDCDKVLYPEIFRLLRKLRPDVAVFDNVLWHGRIFDATRQAPSDKAVREFWEEVKNSELPQTLFPVGDGLLQIRFREKNESE, from the coding sequence ATGAGCAAAGGAAGTCCTCCGGGAAAATACGGGACCTCCGTGTTTCTGGACGGTCTGGAAGAGAAGATCGATTCCGAGTTGGTCCCACGCCCGATTGCGATTCTCCGTCAAATGGAAGAAGACGCCGCTTCGGAAGGGATTCCCGTTCTGACTCCTGCCTCGGGAGCAGTTCTCAAATTCCTAGTCGAGGTAGAACAACCTTCGGAAATTCTTGAATTGGGAACCGGTTACGGGATTTCTCTTTTTTGGATGGCGAGCGGTTTGAAAAAGATCGCGAAGATCGTTTCCTTAGAAAGGGAAATTTACTACATCGCAAAGGTTCGTTCTTATCTTGAGCGACATCCTTTCGGTGATTTGGAGATCCATCTTCTCAAAACTCATTGTCTTCAATATCTCAAGGAAGCGAACGAAGATAACGGGAAAGAATGGAAAGGAAAATTCGTTTTTATAGATTGTGATAAGGTTCTTTATCCGGAAATTTTTCGACTCTTACGAAAACTTCGACCGGACGTCGCCGTGTTCGATAACGTGCTTTGGCATGGAAGAATTTTCGATGCAACTCGACAGGCCCCTTCCGATAAAGCGGTCCGGGAATTCTGGGAGGAAGTAAAGAACTCCGAATTGCCTCAGACTCTTTTTCCGGTCGGAGACGGTCTGCTCCAAATTCGTTTTCGAGAGAAGAATGAATCCGAGTAG
- a CDS encoding GNAT family N-acetyltransferase has translation MDLQPILKDDLITLRPITESDFEELFQVASDPSIWEQHPSRDRYLKENFTPYFREAVEWKSGFVVIDYNTGRLIGNTRYYDLDLPSRSIAIGYTFLAKEYWGGAFNRAMKSLLLNHSFQNGIRSVLFHIGVDNKRSQKAVEKLGGERIRSLDRDGKPYYEYEITYEKWNFRKS, from the coding sequence ATGGACTTACAACCGATCCTAAAAGACGATTTGATCACCCTCAGACCGATCACAGAAAGCGACTTTGAAGAACTCTTTCAAGTAGCATCGGATCCTTCCATTTGGGAGCAACACCCGAGCCGAGACCGGTATCTCAAGGAGAATTTTACTCCCTATTTTCGGGAAGCAGTGGAATGGAAAAGCGGCTTTGTCGTGATCGATTACAACACCGGTCGATTGATCGGAAACACGCGGTATTACGACCTCGATCTTCCCTCACGTTCGATTGCGATCGGATACACGTTTCTGGCCAAGGAATATTGGGGTGGAGCCTTCAATCGGGCGATGAAATCCCTACTCTTAAATCACAGCTTTCAAAATGGAATCCGATCCGTCCTCTTTCATATCGGAGTCGATAACAAACGATCTCAGAAAGCGGTGGAAAAATTGGGAGGGGAAAGAATCCGTTCTCTGGATAGGGACGGAAAACCCTACTACGAATATGAAATCACATACGAAAAATGGAATTTTAGAAAAAGCTAA
- a CDS encoding YajQ family cyclic di-GMP-binding protein: MSDPSFDVVSEISRPELINAVTQALGEIKTRFDFKGSKSDIQLEEEQLILTSDNEGKLESVIDVLVSKMAKRGIGLKNFDFKSKIEPATGGTVRMKVKIRKGMEKEQTKEVTRLIKDSKLKVNVTIMGESVRVVGKKKDDLQEVIHLLKTSDLPFDVQFTNYK; the protein is encoded by the coding sequence ATGAGCGATCCATCCTTCGACGTAGTTTCCGAAATCAGCAGACCCGAACTGATCAACGCGGTCACACAGGCTCTCGGAGAAATCAAAACACGTTTTGATTTTAAGGGTTCCAAATCCGATATCCAACTCGAAGAAGAACAACTGATTCTTACTTCCGATAACGAAGGAAAACTCGAAAGTGTCATCGACGTTTTGGTTTCCAAGATGGCGAAACGCGGAATCGGTCTGAAGAATTTCGATTTCAAATCCAAGATAGAACCTGCGACCGGCGGAACCGTTCGTATGAAAGTCAAAATCCGAAAAGGAATGGAAAAGGAACAGACAAAGGAAGTCACGAGGTTGATCAAGGATTCCAAACTCAAGGTCAACGTGACCATCATGGGAGAATCGGTTCGTGTCGTCGGAAAGAAAAAAGACGATCTTCAAGAAGTGATTCATCTTTTAAAAACTTCCGATCTTCCCTTCGACGTTCAATTTACGAACTACAAATAA
- a CDS encoding Uma2 family endonuclease, translating into MPMTEIKTDKDLAKLPEGTLAELLDGEIFMVPAPIPEHQRISRKLLIVLSEYVELNSLGECFDSLIDVLLDEHNVVQPDLIFISKERSSIIQRTRVEGAPDWVAEILSEGNAYHDLKTKKKLYEKHGVKEYWILDPMERSIEIFSNGESGFKLCASATSGSISSLLFRDFSVDLERIFGKPDSISQFQI; encoded by the coding sequence ATGCCAATGACCGAAATCAAAACGGATAAAGATCTCGCCAAACTTCCGGAAGGAACCTTGGCGGAGCTTTTGGATGGTGAAATATTTATGGTTCCAGCTCCGATTCCCGAGCATCAAAGAATTTCTAGAAAACTTCTGATCGTCCTTTCAGAATACGTCGAGTTGAACTCACTCGGAGAATGTTTTGATTCTCTCATCGATGTTTTGTTAGACGAACACAACGTCGTTCAACCCGACCTGATTTTTATATCAAAGGAACGAAGTTCTATCATCCAAAGAACTCGTGTGGAAGGTGCTCCCGATTGGGTGGCGGAGATTCTCTCCGAAGGGAACGCGTATCACGATCTAAAGACGAAGAAGAAACTCTACGAAAAACACGGAGTCAAGGAATACTGGATTTTAGATCCGATGGAAAGATCGATCGAGATTTTTTCCAATGGAGAATCCGGTTTTAAATTGTGCGCGTCGGCGACTTCCGGTTCGATTTCCTCCCTTCTTTTTCGGGACTTTTCCGTGGATTTGGAAAGAATCTTCGGAAAACCGGATTCGATCAGCCAATTTCAAATCTAA
- a CDS encoding M16 family metallopeptidase, producing MRFIKPILKPRLIFGICLLLSFASLSADGSIFSGLKKTLEEKTRTFQMENGLRVLMMKREDSPTIAVYSKFLVGSADETPEIAGTAHLLEHMLFKGTKNIGTTNYEKEKPYLDQIAVWGKRLDSLRIQELEMKSRGEEPSAEFKNQIETLRNRFNVLLELHRKFVVSNEDNYIYSRNGGVGFNAYTSNDVTNYQILLPANRLEIWAKLESDRLKNPILREYYTEREVVLEERRMRVENRGMGILREKYMDAAFPNDHPYRMPVIGYEKNLGFLDLEKTQNFFKNYYDPQRMVIAVVGSLDFEKTEAILRNYFGDLKKGKPVPLKKVSEAGFAGPKFVSVTHPSNPSKIIGFNKPTFPHPDDSVFGIIDTLLADGESGRLFKRLVLEEQIAQGVSCWNGDPGDRLSNLFSIYITNNQNADQRKVENLVQEELDRLKTEPITEDELFRIKNQILGSYLRGLDDNGKLADVLSLFQLLYGDWKELLRGYEELDAVTPEDVQRVARKYFVLENRTIADLNPPVKETKISGK from the coding sequence ATGCGTTTTATTAAACCGATTCTTAAACCTCGTTTGATTTTTGGAATCTGTCTCCTTCTTTCCTTTGCGTCCTTGTCCGCGGACGGTTCGATTTTTTCCGGTCTGAAAAAGACTTTAGAAGAAAAAACAAGAACCTTTCAAATGGAAAACGGACTGAGAGTTCTGATGATGAAGCGGGAAGATTCTCCCACGATTGCGGTCTACTCCAAATTTTTAGTCGGCTCCGCGGATGAAACCCCGGAGATCGCGGGCACGGCGCATCTTTTGGAACACATGCTCTTCAAAGGTACGAAAAATATCGGAACCACAAACTACGAAAAAGAAAAACCGTATTTGGATCAAATCGCCGTTTGGGGAAAACGTCTGGATTCTCTTCGTATCCAAGAACTCGAGATGAAATCGAGAGGCGAAGAGCCTTCGGCTGAATTTAAGAATCAAATCGAAACCTTACGAAATCGTTTCAACGTTCTTTTGGAATTACATCGTAAGTTCGTCGTCTCCAACGAAGACAATTATATTTATTCTCGAAACGGAGGAGTAGGCTTCAACGCGTACACTTCGAACGACGTTACGAATTATCAGATTCTTCTTCCCGCAAACCGTTTGGAAATTTGGGCCAAACTCGAATCAGATCGACTCAAAAATCCTATATTAAGAGAATATTATACGGAAAGAGAAGTTGTCTTAGAAGAAAGAAGGATGCGTGTAGAAAATCGAGGCATGGGAATTCTTCGTGAAAAATACATGGACGCCGCGTTTCCGAACGATCATCCGTATCGAATGCCTGTCATCGGTTACGAAAAAAATCTCGGATTCTTAGATCTCGAAAAGACCCAAAACTTTTTTAAGAATTATTACGATCCTCAGAGAATGGTCATCGCCGTCGTAGGATCTTTGGACTTCGAAAAGACCGAAGCAATTCTTCGTAATTACTTCGGAGATTTAAAAAAAGGAAAACCGGTTCCTTTGAAAAAAGTTTCCGAAGCCGGATTTGCGGGACCCAAGTTCGTTTCCGTAACGCACCCGAGCAATCCATCAAAAATTATCGGATTCAATAAACCGACATTCCCTCATCCGGACGACTCGGTCTTCGGTATCATCGACACGCTTCTCGCCGATGGAGAATCGGGTCGTCTTTTTAAAAGATTGGTTTTAGAGGAACAGATCGCACAAGGAGTTTCCTGCTGGAACGGAGATCCTGGCGACAGGCTTTCCAATCTTTTTTCGATCTACATCACGAACAACCAAAACGCGGATCAAAGAAAAGTGGAGAATCTGGTTCAAGAAGAATTGGATCGTTTGAAAACGGAGCCCATCACCGAAGACGAACTCTTTCGTATCAAAAATCAAATCCTCGGAAGTTATCTGAGAGGATTGGACGACAACGGAAAACTCGCCGATGTTTTATCCCTTTTTCAACTTCTCTACGGAGATTGGAAGGAACTCTTAAGAGGATACGAAGAATTGGACGCGGTCACTCCCGAGGACGTGCAAAGAGTCGCGCGTAAGTATTTCGTTCTCGAAAACAGAACGATCGCCGATCTCAATCCACCGGTCAAAGAAACAAAAATTTCGGGAAAATAG
- a CDS encoding MBL fold metallo-hydrolase: protein MYCKFQHKQYQFEGISEGGIRTSIYLPSLSLMFDIGAQNPNRIHLDTLLLTHSHLDHSAGLPYYISQRSLRKLKPPKIFVPPALEAPMRKILDLYSQIEDFTYNYDLRAVAPGEKVDLDPTHFFSPHKTFHRVPSQGYTIYEKRKKLKKEYQSLPQHELNKILKDNLEVSELSSIPVISFSGDTKIEYVLESEDVANSSILFIECTYIDQERNVERAREWGHIHLDEILENLSSFKNEKIVLIHFSKRYPLPYIREVLADRIPDDQKHRFHLFIP from the coding sequence GTGTATTGTAAGTTTCAACACAAACAATATCAGTTTGAAGGAATTTCGGAAGGTGGAATTCGTACTTCGATTTACCTTCCGTCTTTAAGTCTGATGTTCGATATCGGCGCGCAGAATCCGAATCGAATTCATCTTGATACGTTGCTCTTGACTCATTCTCACTTGGATCATTCCGCCGGGCTCCCTTATTACATTTCCCAGAGATCGCTTCGGAAACTCAAACCGCCTAAGATTTTTGTTCCGCCAGCGTTGGAAGCGCCTATGAGAAAAATTTTGGATCTTTATTCCCAGATCGAAGACTTTACGTACAATTACGATCTGAGGGCGGTTGCTCCCGGTGAAAAAGTGGATTTGGATCCTACTCATTTTTTTTCGCCGCATAAAACGTTTCATCGTGTTCCTTCCCAAGGTTATACGATCTATGAAAAAAGAAAAAAACTCAAAAAAGAATATCAGTCGCTTCCGCAACACGAACTGAACAAGATTCTAAAAGATAATTTGGAAGTTTCGGAACTCAGTTCCATTCCTGTGATCAGTTTTTCCGGCGATACAAAGATAGAATACGTCCTCGAAAGCGAGGATGTCGCAAATTCCAGTATTCTATTTATTGAATGTACTTATATCGATCAGGAACGAAACGTGGAACGCGCGAGAGAATGGGGTCATATTCACTTGGATGAAATCCTCGAAAATCTCTCTTCGTTTAAGAATGAAAAGATCGTACTCATTCACTTTTCGAAACGTTATCCTCTTCCTTACATAAGAGAAGTGTTGGCGGATAGGATTCCGGACGATCAAAAACACAGATTCCATCTTTTTATTCCATGA